GCGCCTCTGGCGCGGGGCATTGCGGACGAATTCCGAAAGGAACGGTTGAAGATTTTCGGACCGACGAAGGGGGCGGCGCAGATCGAGTCCAGCAAGACCTTCGCCAAGCACCTCATGGTCCGCCACAAGATTCCGACGGCGACCGCCAGAACCTTCGACGCCCTCGAGCCGGCGCTGGACTATCTGGACGGGCATCCCTTGCCGGTCGTCGTGAAGGCGGACGGGCTGGCCCAGGGCAAGGGGGTGGTGGTGGCCGCGACGAGGGAACAGGCCCGCCAGGCTGCGACCGACATGCTGGAGAAACAGGCGTTCGGCCAGGCCGGGCTGCGGGTCGTGGTGGAGGAGTTTCTCGACGGCGAGGAGCTGACCGTGATGGCCTTTACGGACGGGAAGGCGGTCGTGCCGATGGTCGGCGCCCAGGACCACAAGCGGATCAACGACGGCGACCAGGGCCCCAACACGGGCGGCATGGGCGCCTATGCCCCGGCGCCGCTGGCCTCGCCAGCCTTGCAGGCGGCCGTGGTCCAGACCGTGCTGCGTCCCATCGTGAGCGCCCTGTCCCAGGTGGGAAGCCCCTACTACGGGGTCCTGTACGTGGGCCTGATGGTCGTGCGCGGGACGCCCTACGTGCTGGAGTTCAACGCCCGGTTCGGCGATCCGGAGACGCAGGTCGTCCTGCCGCTGCTCAAGACCGACCTCGTGGAGGTCATGATGGCGGTGGTCGAGCACCGGCTGGATCAGATCGAAGTCGAGTGGCACGACCAGGCGGCGGTCTGCGTGGTCCTGACGTCCGGCGGCTATCCCGGCTCCTACGCCACCGGCCTGCCGATCACCGGGCTCGCGGAGGCCCAGGCGGTGCCGGGCGTCACGGTCTTCCACGCTGGCACGAAGCGACAGGACCGCGACGTCGTGACCGCCGGCGGGCGGGTCTTGGGCGTGACCGGCGTCGGTCCCCGGCTCACGGTCGCGCGCGAACGGGCCTACCGGGCCGCCCGGACGATCGCCTTTTCAGGCTGCCACATGCGAACCGACATCGCGGCCCGCGCGCTGAAAGCCGGAGCCTGAGGCGGTCGGGATCGAGGTCCCGTGGCGCGGACGCTGCAACTCACGGATTCAGCCGGCGACCCGGTCGTCCCCGTGCTGGAACAGGCAGCCGACCTGGTGCGGCGCGGCGGCGTGCTGGCCATGCCGACCGAGACCTTCTACGGGCTGGGGGCCGATCCGGCGAACGCGACCGCGGTCCGACGCGTGGCGGCGATGAAGGGACGGGCGGACGGGCCGCCGATCCTGGTTCTCATCGCGGACATTGCGATCCTGTCCTCGTTCGTGCCCACGGTGCCCTCCAGTGCCAAGCTGCTCATGG
This portion of the Nitrospirota bacterium genome encodes:
- the purD gene encoding phosphoribosylamine--glycine ligase — protein: MKVLVIGSGGREHALAWKIAQSPRVSRVYCAPGNAGIEQTARCVPIAAEDIAGLKTFAIREGIDLTVVGPEAPLARGIADEFRKERLKIFGPTKGAAQIESSKTFAKHLMVRHKIPTATARTFDALEPALDYLDGHPLPVVVKADGLAQGKGVVVAATREQARQAATDMLEKQAFGQAGLRVVVEEFLDGEELTVMAFTDGKAVVPMVGAQDHKRINDGDQGPNTGGMGAYAPAPLASPALQAAVVQTVLRPIVSALSQVGSPYYGVLYVGLMVVRGTPYVLEFNARFGDPETQVVLPLLKTDLVEVMMAVVEHRLDQIEVEWHDQAAVCVVLTSGGYPGSYATGLPITGLAEAQAVPGVTVFHAGTKRQDRDVVTAGGRVLGVTGVGPRLTVARERAYRAARTIAFSGCHMRTDIAARALKAGA